From the genome of Streptomyces sp. NBC_00523:
GTCCTGGCCCCCACGACCCCGTCCGCGTCGAGCCCGCGCGCCGACTGGAACGAGGTCACCGCCGCCGCCGTGGTGGGCCCGAAGCTGCCGTCCGCCTCGCCCGCCGCGTAGCCCTGGTCGTTCAGCAGCCGCTGCAGGGCGGTGACCTGAGGCCCCGTCGAGCCGGAGCGCTGGGTCGTGTACGTGGCGAAGCTCAGCCCGTCGCGGGTCTCGCCGCCCGTCCCGGTGCCCTTGACCAGCTCCATGTAGCGGTCCCAGTCCCAGTACGGGCCGGGGTCCGTGTGGTCGTTGCCCGGGGCCTCGCTGTGCCCGATGATGTGCGCCCGGTCCTTCGGGATGCCGTACTTGTCGCACAGCGAGGCGGTCAGCGCGGCCGACGAGCGGTACATCGCGTCCGTGAACCAGGTCGGGTCGTCGATGAAGCCCTCGTGCTCGATGCCCAGCGCCGAGGCGTTGGCGCTGCGCGCGTGGTACGCGGTGTCGGCGTCCCGCACCATCTGGGTGATCTGCCCGTCCGACGACCGCACCACGTAGTGCGCGCTCACCTCGGACACGGGGTCCTGGAACCAGCTGATCGAGCCCGCGTACGAGCCCTGCGTGACGTGGACGACGACCTTGTCGATCTTCGCGGTCCGGCCGCTGGTGTAGTTGTTCGGGTCGGCCGGGACCCAGAGCGCGGCCGGGTAGTCGGCGCTCCGGGCACCCGAGTCCGCGGCCGCGACCCCGTCCCGCTCCGGGGAGACCGGCCGCCCGGTCACCGTGATCCGCTCGCCGTCCGGGGTGAGCGCGTCGAGCCCGTCGGCCAGGAAGGTGTAGACCGTGTCGGCGTAGAGCGCGGCGGCCGTGCCCCGCGTGCCGCTGTAGCGGGCGACGGCCGGGTACCAGGCGTCGAGGTGGTCGCGGTCCGCCGCGTCGAGGCCCAGTCCGTCCGCGTAACCGCGCAGCAGGGCGGCGCCGCCCAGGATATTGGCGGCGGTGTCGGTGCGCAGGGCGGCGGCCGGTTCGCCGGTGAGGGCGGCGGCGCGTTCCAGGGTGTGGTGCGTGGGGTTGCTGACCAGGTGCATCACCCCGTAGCCGCCCGCCTGGCTGGGGTGTCCGGCGTGGCCGTCGAGGCGGGTCTCGCCGTACCCGACGGCGGCGAGCAGATCGCGCGGTACGTCGAACGCCCGGGCGGCCCGGGTGAACGCCCGGTCCATCGGGTGCGAGGGGTCCGCCGCCGCGAGGGCCGGGGTGCCGGTCGCGGCGAGGACGGTGGCGGTGAGGGCCGCGAGAAGGGCTGCGCGGGTCCGGGCGGTGCGTGGGGGCATGCCTGCTCCTGCTGTGTGGGGGAGGGCCGGCCGACGGGGCCGGCCGGCCGCGAAGCCTGCTCACGATAGAGAGCCACCCGGGGTATGACAATCAGCCCGCAGGCGTGTCGAAGCGCGTGCACTCCGGCGGAGTTGACGGGCGGTGAGCACACGCGCGCCGCGTGGGATTCGCACACCTGGACGGCAGCCCACCGCACGGGGGAACGCGGGCCGGGCCCGCCGCCGACAGGGCGTATAACAGAGAACTCCGGACCGGCCGGCGTCCCCGATGGCACTCACATCTCACGCGGCAAGGCGTCACCGCGTACGACAGCGGAGAAGCGCCCGATGAGCATGAGCACGGCAGACGAGATCAGCACCTTGCTGACGGCCAACTTCGGAACCGACCCCGTGGCGATCCGCCCCGACGTGCCCCTCAGGCAGCTCCGGCTGGACTCGCTGGCGCTGGAGGAGCTGCGGCTCCTCATCGAGGACCGGCTCGACGTCGACCTGGACGACGTCCAGCTCACCTCGCGCGACACCGTCGGCCAGCTGGTCGACGCCGTGCGCCGCAAGGCCGCCGCGTGACGGCCCCCTACCGCCTGCCGCCGTTCGCCGCGGCCGTCACCGGCATCGGCCTCGTCACCTCGGCGGGCGTCGGCGCCGAGGCCACCTGGCGCGCCGTGAACGACCCCGCGACCGCGCCCTGCGTGCCGCACCGGCCCGAACTGGCCGGGCTGCCCTGCGACTTCATGTACAGCGTGACCGGACTCGACACCCGGGCCGTGCTCGGCGTCGCCGCACACCGGCTGATGGACCGCTTCTCGCACCTCGCCGTCATCGCCGCCCGCGAGGCCGTCGCCGACGCGGGCCTGGACCCCGCCGTCTGGGACAGCGGCCGGGTCGCCGTCGTCATCGGCTCCGCCCACGGCGGCCTGCCCTTCTACGACGAACAGCACACCGCCCTCACCGAACGCGGCGCCCGCCGCGTCTCGCCCAAGCTCGCCCCGCTCACCGTCGTCAACGGCGCCGCCAGCAGCGTCGCCACCGACCTAGGCGCCCACGGACCCAGCCAGGCCGTCTCCACCGCCTGCTCCTCCGGCACCGTCGCCATCGGCACCGCCCACCAGATGCTGCGCACCGGCGCCTGCGACATCGTCGTCGCGGGCGGCGCCGAGTCCGTCTGCTCCCGGCTCCTGATCGCCAGCGCCTGCCGTCTGAAGGCCGTCTCCACCCGCCTGGACGACCCGCAGGCCGCCTGCCGCCCCTTCGACACCCACCGCGACGGCTTCGTCGTCGGGGAGGGCGCCGGACTCCTCGTCCTGGAACGCCCCGAACACGCCCGCGCCCGGGGCGCCACCGTGCGCGCCCACGTCACCGGCTACGGCTCGTCCAGCGACGCCTACTCGGCCGTCGCCCCGGACCCCGACGGGCTCGGCATCGAACGCGCCCTGCGCACCGCCCTCGCGGACGCCGGGACCGACCCCGCCGCCATCGGCCACGTCAACGCGCACGGCACCTCCACCGTCTCCAACGACCTGATCGAGACGGCCATGCTCCGCCGGGTCCTGGGCGAGCACCCCCTCGTCACCTCCACCAAGGCGATGACCGGCCACACCCTCGGCGCCGCCGGAGGCATCGAGACCGCGCTCACCGTCCTCGCCCTCCAGCACCAGCTCGTCCCGCCCACCGTCAATCTCGACGCCCCCGACCCGGACATCCCGGTCGAGGTGGTGAGCAAGGAGGCCAGGCCCGCCGCGTTCGAGGCGGCCGTCAAGACCTCGCTCGGCTTCGGGGGCCACAACGCCGCCCTCGTCCTCACCAGGTGACCGGGGCCAAGGACCAGATTCCATGACCGAAGAGATCATCCGCACCCTCACCGTCGGCGGGTTCCGCTACCGCTACCGCGTCCTGCCGCAGCCCGCGCCCCGGACCGAACCGGTCGTCGTCCTCGGCGGCGCCCTCCAGGGCATCCACGGCTGGCCGCAGATGGACGAGCACCTCGGCCCGCACGCCTCCGTGATCACCCTCGACCTGCCCGGCATGGGCGGCGCCGACCCGCTGCCGCCCGGCACCGGGGACGGCCTCCTGTGCGCCGCCGTCACCGGCGTCCTGGACGACCTGGGCGCCGACCGGGTCAACCTCTTCGGCTTCTCCTACGGCACGTCCATCGCCTTCGGCTGCGCCCGGCGCGACCCCGGCCGGATCGCCCGCCTGGTCCTCGGCGGCGTACCGTCGCACCTCAGCGACGCCCAGCGCGACGACTGGAGCCGGGCCGTCGACCGGCTGGAGGCCGGGGACGCGGAAGGGCTCGCCGCCCTGACCGCCGAGGCGCTGATGTGCCTGGACCCCGACCGGCCGGTCCACCGGCGGGAGCTGGCCCTGCGCTACGTCCGCCGGTCCTTCGTGCACGCCCTCACGCACTCCCCGCACGCGGAGCGCTCGCTGCGCCGGTCGCTGGAGCACCGCCCGGACTTCTCCGGCGGGCTGACCGGGGTCCCGGCGCTCGTCTTCGCGGGCGAGCACGACACCGTGACCTCGCCGGAGCGCCAGCGGGCCTTCGCGGCGACGATCGAGGGCAGCCGCTTCCTCACCATCGGCGAGTCGGACCACTGGGTCGTCCTGGAACGGCCCGACGACGTGGCGGACCTGGTGGCCCGCTTCCTGACCGACCGGCCGCTGGAACCCGCCCCCGCGCTGCGGCCGGTCGCCCCCCTGCCGCGCCCGCGCACGGAGGCGGCGGACGCGGTGCTGCCGCGGGCGGGCGGCTGAACCGCCCGCCCGCGGGCCGGATCAGTGGTGCCCGTGGTGCCCGCCGCCGTGACCGTGGTCGTGCCCGCCGTGCCCGTGCCCGTTTCCGTGCTCCGGGGCGTTCACGTCGACGCGGACGATCTGCGGGTCGTGGTCGCTCGCCTGGTCGGCGAACTCCGCGTTGATGTGCACCACGTCGTAGTCGAAGCGGCGCACGCCCGGGCTGGTCAGGATGTGGTCGAGGGTCTGCGAGTTGCCCTCGTACACATAGCTGTACTGCTCGTTCTTCGGCAGCGTGGTGATCAGCGGCTTGAGGACCTTGCCGTCGGTCAGCGCGCCGACGGTCGGCGAGAACGCGAAGTCGTTGAGGTCGCCGAGGACCACGACCCGCGCCGACTTGTCCGCCGCCAGCAGCGACTTGACGAAGGTGTTGACCTCCTTCGCCTGCTGCACCCGCTTGGTCTCCGAGCTGCGCACCGGCTCCTGGTAGCGCCCGTGCAGCGGCTGGTCGCCGCCCTTCGACGCGAAGTGGTTGCCGACGACGAAGACGGACTTCCCGTGGAAGCGGAACTCGCCGACCAGCGGCTTGCGGCTGTCGTCCCAGGCCGCGCTCGCGGGCGCGATCCGGCCCGGCGACACCGACAGAGTGACGCCCTTCTTCGTCTTCACGGCCGCGACCGGCGTCGTCGCGTCGCCGCCCGGGCGGTCCACGAAGTCCACCCGCTTGGCGTTGTACAGGAACACGTTGCGGATGTTGCCGCCGGGCTCGCCGCCGTCCTTGCCGTCCTGCGGGGCGACATAGCGCCACGAGTAGCGCGGGCCGCCCGCCGCGACGATCGCGTCCGTGAACCGCTTCAGCGTGGCCTCGGAGCCCACCGTGCCGTCGTTGACCGCGCCGTTGTCGTCCTGGATCTCCTCCAGCGACACGATGTCGGGCGAGGAGAGGTTGACCGCGACGCCCTCGGCCAGCGTGTCGAACTTCGCCTGGTCGTCCAGCGCGTCGAGGTTCTCCACGTTGTACGTGGCGACCGCGAGCTCCTTGCCCTTCTGCTTGCGCGTGACCTCGCGCTTCAGGTGGTGGTCGGTGACCTTGCCGAGCGCGGTGGCCTGGAGGTTGTAGCCGCCGTACGAGTCGTAGTCCAGGACGCCCGAGGTGGTCCCGGCGAGCACGTCACCCACGTTCGCGGTGGGCACCGGCGCGGCCGGATCCAGCGAAATGACCTTGATCCGGCCGGTGTTCTGGTCGGTGTACGAGGCGTAGAGCGTGCCGCCGCGCCGGGTCGGGTTCTGCTTCGGCTCGACCGTCACCCAGACCTCGTGGTACTTGGTCGTCGCGCCCGTGACGCGGGTGTCGGCGATCTGGACCCGGGTGCCCTCCAGGGACTCGTACAGGTCCAGCGCGTACGTCGACGGCTCCAGCGGCAGCGCGTCGATCGAGCCGCCCCCGGCCGAGGGCACGTACTTCGACGGCACCGTCTTCGCGTCCAGCACCACCGGCGCGGGCAGCGCGTTGCCGGAGGAGACGACCGTGACCTTCGGGGCGGTGATCTCGGTGACCGACTGGGTGGTGGACGACGGGTAGTACTCGTCCACGGTCCCGCTGACCAGCACCGAATCGCCCACCTGGACGGCCGGGGCGGCGGAGCCGGTGTATACGAACACGCCCTCGGCGGTGCGCGGGTCGGCGTCCGGGGCGGTGTCCTGGATCCAGAAGCCGCGCGAACCCGAGGTGCGCACGGCCGTGACGACGCCGGGCACCCCGGTGACCGCCCGGCCGTCCAGCGGGGAGACCCGGGTGGTGCCCTGGATGTCGTGGATCCGCACGGTGCCGGGCTCGGTGGGGTTGCCCGGGTCGCCCGGGTCCTCGCCGCCGCCCGAGGTCTCCCCGGCCGCGTTCACCGGGGAGGGGGCCCCCGCGGTCAGGTCGGCGGCGTTGTCGTCGGTGTCCGCCAGCGAGGCCGCCCGCGCCACGGAGGCGGTGGCCGAGGTGCCCTTGGCCGGTCCGCTGCCTTCCCGGACGACCGCGGTGCCGTAGCCGACCAGGTCCACGATCCGGGTGTCGGCGGCACAATCGGCGGCCGTCTTGCAGGTCAGCGGGGCCGTCCCGGAGACCAGGGCCACGGTGCCGGCGGTGGCGGACATCGCGACGGTGCCCGTGGCGTCCGGGGTGGGCAGGGCCACCGTGCCGCCGGTGCCCGCCGCCTCCGCGACGAGATAGCGGCCGCCCGGCGCGACGGAGCCGGTCAGCGCGGACACCTGCCACAGCGAGCCCGCCGACGGGGCGCCCGGCAGGTACTGGACGCTGAGCCCGTCCAGGCCGTACGCGGCCGAGCCGGCGTTGGCCAGCTCGATGAAGTCGCGGGTCAGCGTCGCACCGGAGTTCCCGCCGCCCCCGTACACCTCGGAGATCACGGCGGTCGCGGACGGGGCCGCGAAGGCGGCGGGCAGCGCGGTCGCCGAGAGCGTCACGGCTACCGCGCCGGCCAGCAGGGCGGAACGGGTGGTGGATATGCGCACGGAGAATGCCCCTCAGAGTGTGGTGAGGGAGCACAAGCTATGCGCGTAGAACAGGCGATGACAAGGCATCAGAGGTGAATTCCGGAAAACGTTCGGTCACGCCCGGAGCTGTCCAGGATGCGGCAATGGTTTGACCGGGTTGAGCCGGTCCGGCTACGTTGCGCGGCATGCAGCGATCCGCACATCTCACGACGCGGGGTCACATCGACCTCAAGCGGGTGTGCTCCGCCGTGTGTCACCGCGCCTGAGGCACCGCGCCCGCGCCCTCCGCGCCCCGGCTCCCGTGCCGCGCCGACACCGCGCCCATCGCCGCCCCCGAGGTCTGGAAGACACGGTGAAACGTCTCTCCGCCCCCGCCCCCGCCCGCCGCTCCCTCGACACCCGCGCCACCCCGCTGCGCCGCGCCGACATACCGGCCCCGGTGCCCGGCCGCCGTCCGACCGGCACCGGCTCCGTCCTCGGCGCGATCCTCGACCACGGGCCCGTCGCCCGGTCCACGGTCGCCCGGCTCACCGGCCTCTCGCCCGCCTCCGTCAGCGGGCACGTCGGCCGCCTCCTCGCCCGCGGACTGGTCCGGGAGGCCGCCGAGACCGCCGGACCCAAGGGGCTCGGCCGCCCGCACATCCCCGTCGAGATCGACACCGGCAGCTATCTGGTCGCCGGGGCCCACATCGCCGTCGCCCACTCCACCCTCTCGCTGATGGACCTGCGCGGCCGGATCGTCGCCGAGGACCGGCGGCCCCACGGCTCCACCGACCCCCACCACCTGCTCGCCCAGCTCGCCGACCGGCTGCCCGCGTTGGTCGCCGCGCACGCCGGTGGGCGGACCGTCCTCGCCCTCGGCCTGGCCACCGGCCACCGCGTCGACCCGGTCGACGGGGTGATCGTGGCGCACCCGCAGCTCGGCTGGCACGACGTCCCGGCCCGCGACCTGCTCGCCGCCGCGACCGGGCTGCCCGTCCATGTGGACAGCCACTCCCGCGCCCTGGCCCGGGCCGAGCAGCTGTTCGGCCAGGAATCGACGCGGGCCAGCACCGTCCTGCTCTTCGTCGGCGCGGTCGTGGACGCCGCCTTCGCCACCGACGGCGCCCTGCACCGGGGACCGCGCTCCGGCGCGGGCAGCGTCGCCCATCTGCCCCTGGGGGCCGGGGGATCGGGCGGTGCGGAGCCGTGCTCCTGCGGGCGGTCCGGCTGCCTCCAGTCGGAGGTCTCCGAGCGGGCCATGGTGCGGCGCGCCGCCGCCCAGGGGCTGGTGACCGGGTCCTTCCCGGAGCTGCTGGACCGGGCGCTGGCCGGGGACGCGCGGGCGGTGGAGCTGTTCCGCCGGCGGGCCCGGCTGGTGGGGCGGGCGGCGGCCCTGCTCCTCGACATGTTCGACCCGGAGGTCCTGGTCGTGGTCGAGCCGGGGGCCGGGCGGATGCCGGAGTGCCTGGCCGGCCTGCGGGCGGAGGTGGCCGAGCGGTCGGTGGTGTGCGACGACCCCGAGCGGGCCGTGGTGCCGAGCAGCTTCACCGGGTCCGTCCTGGCTGTGGCGGGCGGGGCGGTGGCGCTCGGGTCGCTGTACACGGACCCGCTGGGGCCGTGGCCGGCGCTGCCCGCGGTCTCCTGATACCGGACCCGCCGCGCCCCTTCCGTAATCCGACTTAATTCAGTCAGTTGCATTGTTGACCGGCCGCGAACGGCCACGGGATGATGGATTCATGACCAGCCGACAGCGGAATTCAGCGAAAGCGTCCTCGATGACGCCGCGCTTCCGCTCGTCCGCGCCCGCCGCGCCGCGTTCCTGTCGCGGCCGCTGTCCGGGTCTCCGGTAAACACCCGCTGATATCCGGCGAACGTTCCGCGCGTCCGCGCGCCTCGCCGTGTTCATGCACGCCTTCGCGCAATTCCAGCTGCCTTTTTCGTGCTGCCCTTTCGGGCTTTTCACCTTCGGGAGACACGTTGACCGTCACTGTGCCCTCGTACGCGGCCCAGGCCGCCGCCCCCGCCCCGGCGGGGATCGCCCCCGACCGCTTTCGGCAGGCGTTCCGCCGCTACCCCGCCGGGGTCGTCGTCATCACCACCGACTCCGGCCGGGGCCCGGTCGGCTTCACCGCGACCTCGCTCACCTCGCTCTCGCTGACCCCGCCGCTGATCTCGTTCGGCATAGGGACCACCACCTCGTCGTGGCCGCACTTCGAGCACGCCCGTACGGCCGTCGTGCACTTCCTCGGCGCCGACCAGCAGCCCCTGGCCGCCACCTTCGCCACCAGCGGCATCGACCGCTTCGCCGCCCCCACCCGCTGGCACCGCCTGCCCGGCGGCGAGCCCCTGCTCGACGGGGTGGCCGGCCATCTGCGGGTGGAGACCGAGCAGATCGTCCCTGCCGGTGACCACCGCATCGTCATCGCCCGGGTGGTGGACGCCCAGCTCGACGAGGGCCGCGCCCCGCTGCTCTTCCACGACGGCTCCTACCTCTCCCTCTGACCGGATCAGGACCTCTTCCCATGCCACGCCACCGCACATCGCCGGTCCTCGGCCGCCGCTCGTTCCTCGCCCTCGGCGGCACCGCCCTCGTCGGTACGCTCGCCGCCTGCTCGCCGCAGACGCAATCCGCCGCGAGCGCCGAACCGGCCGGAAAACTGCCGTCCGGAGCGCCGCCACCCGGCACGAAACTCTCCGTCGCCGTGCGTTCCACCCGCCTCCAACTCGGCCCCGCAGGACTGGAGAAGGACCTTCCCTTCACCGTTTCCCAATGGCCCAACCTGAGCGCGGGCCCCGATATCATCCAGGGATTCCGGGCCCATTCCATCGACCTGGCCGTCAACGCCGGAATTCCGCCGATCCAGGCCCACGCCATCGACGTCGGCGCGAAGATCGTCGCCGTGCAGGTGCGGAACAACCCCTCGTACGTCTTCGCCACCGCACCCGGCTCCGACATCCGGACCGTGGACGACTTCCGGGGCAAGAAGATCGGGTTCTCCCAGGGGCAGGCCCAGGGTGTCGTGGTGCTGCGGGCGCTGAAGCAGGCGGGCATCGGCAACAAGGACGTGGAGCTGGTCGCCCTGCCCAGCACCCAGTTCCTCACCGCCCTCCAGTCCAAGCAGGTGGACGTCGCCCCGCTGGGCGAACCCACCCTCACCAAGTACCTCACCCAGTACGAGAAGGACGGGGCACGCGGCGTGAAGACCGACGTCGTGGACCTGCTCTCGGTGCTCTGGGCGCCCAACGAGGTGCTGAACGACCGGGCCAAGGCCGCCGCCGTCCGCAGCTTCATCCCGCTGTGGGCCCGGGGCCAGGTCTGGGCGTGGGAGAACACCGACGAGTGGATCGACACGTACTACGTCAAGGACCAGGGCGTCTCCCGGGAGGACGGCAAGCGCATCGTCGCCTCGCTCAACAAGCCGCTCTTCCCGGCCTCCTGGGACGCGGCCATCGCCTGGGAACAGGAGACCGCCGACCTGCTCGCCGCCGGCGGATTCGTACCGGAGCAGGACGCCTCCGAACTGTTCGACCGCCGCTTCGAGGCGCTGGCAGCCCAGGCCGTATCCGCCGAGTACCGGGAGAAGTCATGACCGAGCTGCTGACCCACACCACCCGCCCCGCCCCGCCGCCGGCCGCGGCCGCCGCCCCGGCGAAGGCGCCGTCGGCGGCACCCAGGGGCACCCGCAGACGGCTTGGCCCCGGCCGGGCCGTCCCCTTCGGGCGGCTCATCGGCCCGGTCCTGGTCATCGCCCTGTGGTGGGCCGCCTCCGCCACCGGCTATCTCGACCCCCGGATACTCTCCGGCCCCGGCACGGTCCTCGCCACCGCCTCGGACCTGGTCTCCAGCGGCCGGCTCCAGGACAACGTCCTCATCTCGCTCCAGCGCGCCGGGCTCGGCCTCTTCTTCGGGGTGAGCGCCGGGGTCCTCCTCGCCGTCGCCGCCGGACTGAGCCGGACCGGCGAATACCTTCTCGACGGACCGCTCCAGATCAAGCGGGCGATCCCCTCCCTGGCCATGCTCCCGCTGCTGATCCTCTGGCTCGGCATCGGCGAGCAGATGAAGGTCACCGTCATCGCGCTCGGCGTCGCGGTGAACATGTACATCAACACGTACGCCTCGCTCACCGGCATCGACAGCCGCTACGTCGAACTCGCCGAAGGGCTCGACCTGAGCCGCGCGCAGTTCATCCGCAAGGTCGTCGTCCCCGGTTCACTGCCCGGTTTCTTCGTCGGGCTGCGCCTCGGCGTCACCGCGTCCTGGCTCGGGCTGATCGTGGTCGAGCAGATCAACGCCACCAGCGGCATCGGCTACATGATGTTCCAGGCCCAGCAGTACGCCCAGTCCGACGTGATCATCGTGGGCCTGGTGGCCTACGGGATCTTCGGCTTCGCGTCGGACGCGGCGGTACGCGCCGTGGAGAGGAAGGTCCTGTCATGGCGACGCACCCTGGCGGGCTGACCGCCCCCGGCGCGACGGCCCTCGCGCACCCCGCCATCCGCACCCGCAAGCTCGTCCGCCGCTTCGGCGACCGCGACATCCTCAAGGAACTCGATCTCACCGTCGCCCCCGGCGAGTTCACCGCGCTGCTCGGGCGCAGCGGCTCCGGCAAGTCCACCCTGCTGCGCGCCGTCGCCCGCCTCGACCACACCGTCGAGGGCTCCGGCGAACTCACCGTCCCCGACCGGGTCTCGCTCTCCTTCCAGGACTCCCGGCTGCTTCCCTGGCTCCGGCTCATCGACAACGTCACCCTCGGCCTGCGCGGCCCCGGCGCCCGGGAACGCGGCCTCACCGCCCTCGCCGAGGTCGGCCTGGAGGGCCGCGACCGCTCCTGGCCGCACGAGCTGTCCGGCGGCGAGCAGCAGCGCGCCGCCCTCGCCCGCGCCCTGGTCCGCGAACCCGAACTCCTCCTCGCGGACGAGCCGTTCGGCGCCCTGGACGCGCTCACCCGGATCAAGATGCACGACCTGCTCCGCGAGCTCTACGAACGCCACCGCCCCGCGGTGCTCCTGGTCACCCATGACGTGGACGAGGCCGTCGAACTCGCCGACCGCGTCCTGGTCCTGGAGGACGGCCGGATCTCCGTCGATCTCACTGTCGACCTGCCGACCCCGCGCGCCCGCCGCGACCCGCGTTTCCAGGAATACCGCGACACCCTGCTCACCGCCCTCGGGGTAGCCCAGCCCCAGCCCCTCATCGACGCGAAGAAGGACTCCCATGCCCCGCACGCCTGAGCGCAAGCAGCTCCACCTCAACGCCTTCCTCATGTCCACCGGCCACCACGAGGCGTCCTGGCGGCTGCCCGAGAGCCCGGCCGAGGCCAACTCCGACATCGAGCACTACAAGAACCTCGCCCGGATCGCCGAACGCGGTCGCCTCGACTCGCTGTTCCTCGCCGACAGCCCCGTCCTGATGGGCGACCCCGGCCGCCGCCCCGCCGCCAAGCTGGAACCCACCGTCCTGCTCACCGCGCTCGCCGGGGCCACCCGCCACATCGGCCTCATCGCCACCGCGTCGACCAGCTACAACGAGCC
Proteins encoded in this window:
- a CDS encoding peptidoglycan-binding protein; this translates as MPPRTARTRAALLAALTATVLAATGTPALAAADPSHPMDRAFTRAARAFDVPRDLLAAVGYGETRLDGHAGHPSQAGGYGVMHLVSNPTHHTLERAAALTGEPAAALRTDTAANILGGAALLRGYADGLGLDAADRDHLDAWYPAVARYSGTRGTAAALYADTVYTFLADGLDALTPDGERITVTGRPVSPERDGVAAADSGARSADYPAALWVPADPNNYTSGRTAKIDKVVVHVTQGSYAGSISWFQDPVSEVSAHYVVRSSDGQITQMVRDADTAYHARSANASALGIEHEGFIDDPTWFTDAMYRSSAALTASLCDKYGIPKDRAHIIGHSEAPGNDHTDPGPYWDWDRYMELVKGTGTGGETRDGLSFATYTTQRSGSTGPQVTALQRLLNDQGYAAGEADGSFGPTTAAAVTSFQSARGLDADGVVGARTWTALLSAGSTPVLAEDATGEDVKRLQRALTAALGSTVDADGSFGPATATAVRSYQTGRGLTADGIVGPGTWAALQAGR
- a CDS encoding phosphopantetheine-binding protein, encoding MSTADEISTLLTANFGTDPVAIRPDVPLRQLRLDSLALEELRLLIEDRLDVDLDDVQLTSRDTVGQLVDAVRRKAAA
- a CDS encoding beta-ketoacyl-[acyl-carrier-protein] synthase family protein gives rise to the protein MTAPYRLPPFAAAVTGIGLVTSAGVGAEATWRAVNDPATAPCVPHRPELAGLPCDFMYSVTGLDTRAVLGVAAHRLMDRFSHLAVIAAREAVADAGLDPAVWDSGRVAVVIGSAHGGLPFYDEQHTALTERGARRVSPKLAPLTVVNGAASSVATDLGAHGPSQAVSTACSSGTVAIGTAHQMLRTGACDIVVAGGAESVCSRLLIASACRLKAVSTRLDDPQAACRPFDTHRDGFVVGEGAGLLVLERPEHARARGATVRAHVTGYGSSSDAYSAVAPDPDGLGIERALRTALADAGTDPAAIGHVNAHGTSTVSNDLIETAMLRRVLGEHPLVTSTKAMTGHTLGAAGGIETALTVLALQHQLVPPTVNLDAPDPDIPVEVVSKEARPAAFEAAVKTSLGFGGHNAALVLTR
- a CDS encoding alpha/beta fold hydrolase translates to MTEEIIRTLTVGGFRYRYRVLPQPAPRTEPVVVLGGALQGIHGWPQMDEHLGPHASVITLDLPGMGGADPLPPGTGDGLLCAAVTGVLDDLGADRVNLFGFSYGTSIAFGCARRDPGRIARLVLGGVPSHLSDAQRDDWSRAVDRLEAGDAEGLAALTAEALMCLDPDRPVHRRELALRYVRRSFVHALTHSPHAERSLRRSLEHRPDFSGGLTGVPALVFAGEHDTVTSPERQRAFAATIEGSRFLTIGESDHWVVLERPDDVADLVARFLTDRPLEPAPALRPVAPLPRPRTEAADAVLPRAGG
- a CDS encoding endonuclease/exonuclease/phosphatase family protein → MRISTTRSALLAGAVAVTLSATALPAAFAAPSATAVISEVYGGGGNSGATLTRDFIELANAGSAAYGLDGLSVQYLPGAPSAGSLWQVSALTGSVAPGGRYLVAEAAGTGGTVALPTPDATGTVAMSATAGTVALVSGTAPLTCKTAADCAADTRIVDLVGYGTAVVREGSGPAKGTSATASVARAASLADTDDNAADLTAGAPSPVNAAGETSGGGEDPGDPGNPTEPGTVRIHDIQGTTRVSPLDGRAVTGVPGVVTAVRTSGSRGFWIQDTAPDADPRTAEGVFVYTGSAAPAVQVGDSVLVSGTVDEYYPSSTTQSVTEITAPKVTVVSSGNALPAPVVLDAKTVPSKYVPSAGGGSIDALPLEPSTYALDLYESLEGTRVQIADTRVTGATTKYHEVWVTVEPKQNPTRRGGTLYASYTDQNTGRIKVISLDPAAPVPTANVGDVLAGTTSGVLDYDSYGGYNLQATALGKVTDHHLKREVTRKQKGKELAVATYNVENLDALDDQAKFDTLAEGVAVNLSSPDIVSLEEIQDDNGAVNDGTVGSEATLKRFTDAIVAAGGPRYSWRYVAPQDGKDGGEPGGNIRNVFLYNAKRVDFVDRPGGDATTPVAAVKTKKGVTLSVSPGRIAPASAAWDDSRKPLVGEFRFHGKSVFVVGNHFASKGGDQPLHGRYQEPVRSSETKRVQQAKEVNTFVKSLLAADKSARVVVLGDLNDFAFSPTVGALTDGKVLKPLITTLPKNEQYSYVYEGNSQTLDHILTSPGVRRFDYDVVHINAEFADQASDHDPQIVRVDVNAPEHGNGHGHGGHDHGHGGGHHGHH
- a CDS encoding ROK family transcriptional regulator, with protein sequence MKRLSAPAPARRSLDTRATPLRRADIPAPVPGRRPTGTGSVLGAILDHGPVARSTVARLTGLSPASVSGHVGRLLARGLVREAAETAGPKGLGRPHIPVEIDTGSYLVAGAHIAVAHSTLSLMDLRGRIVAEDRRPHGSTDPHHLLAQLADRLPALVAAHAGGRTVLALGLATGHRVDPVDGVIVAHPQLGWHDVPARDLLAAATGLPVHVDSHSRALARAEQLFGQESTRASTVLLFVGAVVDAAFATDGALHRGPRSGAGSVAHLPLGAGGSGGAEPCSCGRSGCLQSEVSERAMVRRAAAQGLVTGSFPELLDRALAGDARAVELFRRRARLVGRAAALLLDMFDPEVLVVVEPGAGRMPECLAGLRAEVAERSVVCDDPERAVVPSSFTGSVLAVAGGAVALGSLYTDPLGPWPALPAVS
- a CDS encoding flavin reductase family protein — its product is MTVTVPSYAAQAAAPAPAGIAPDRFRQAFRRYPAGVVVITTDSGRGPVGFTATSLTSLSLTPPLISFGIGTTTSSWPHFEHARTAVVHFLGADQQPLAATFATSGIDRFAAPTRWHRLPGGEPLLDGVAGHLRVETEQIVPAGDHRIVIARVVDAQLDEGRAPLLFHDGSYLSL
- a CDS encoding ABC transporter substrate-binding protein is translated as MPRHRTSPVLGRRSFLALGGTALVGTLAACSPQTQSAASAEPAGKLPSGAPPPGTKLSVAVRSTRLQLGPAGLEKDLPFTVSQWPNLSAGPDIIQGFRAHSIDLAVNAGIPPIQAHAIDVGAKIVAVQVRNNPSYVFATAPGSDIRTVDDFRGKKIGFSQGQAQGVVVLRALKQAGIGNKDVELVALPSTQFLTALQSKQVDVAPLGEPTLTKYLTQYEKDGARGVKTDVVDLLSVLWAPNEVLNDRAKAAAVRSFIPLWARGQVWAWENTDEWIDTYYVKDQGVSREDGKRIVASLNKPLFPASWDAAIAWEQETADLLAAGGFVPEQDASELFDRRFEALAAQAVSAEYREKS
- a CDS encoding ABC transporter permease, producing MTELLTHTTRPAPPPAAAAAPAKAPSAAPRGTRRRLGPGRAVPFGRLIGPVLVIALWWAASATGYLDPRILSGPGTVLATASDLVSSGRLQDNVLISLQRAGLGLFFGVSAGVLLAVAAGLSRTGEYLLDGPLQIKRAIPSLAMLPLLILWLGIGEQMKVTVIALGVAVNMYINTYASLTGIDSRYVELAEGLDLSRAQFIRKVVVPGSLPGFFVGLRLGVTASWLGLIVVEQINATSGIGYMMFQAQQYAQSDVIIVGLVAYGIFGFASDAAVRAVERKVLSWRRTLAG